A window from Eubalaena glacialis isolate mEubGla1 chromosome 1, mEubGla1.1.hap2.+ XY, whole genome shotgun sequence encodes these proteins:
- the LOC133099784 gene encoding 1-acylglycerol-3-phosphate O-acyltransferase ABHD5-like, with protein sequence MAAEEVEVGSADASEKSGWLTGWLPTWCPTSTSHLKEAEEKILKCVPCTHKKGPVRISNGNKIWTLKLSHNISNKTPLVLLHGFGGGLGLWALNFGDLCTNRPVYAFDLLGFGRSSRPRFDNDAEEVENQFVESIEEWRCALGLDKMILLGHNLGGFLAAAYSLKYPSSRVSHLILVEPWGFPERPDLADEERPIPIRIRTLGAALTPFNPSASLRIAGPFGLSLVQCFRPDFKRKYSSMFADDTVTEYIYHCNVQTPSGETAFRNMTVPYGWAKRPMLQRIGKMHPDIPVSVIYGARSCIDGNSGTSIQSLRPHSYVKTIAILGAGHYVYADQPEDFNQKVKEICDTVD encoded by the coding sequence ATGGCGgcagaggaggtggaggtgggctcTGCGGACGCTAGTGAGAAGTCAGGATGGCTAACTGGTTGGCTTCCCACATGGTGCCCTACGTCAACATCACACCTTAAAGAAGctgaagagaaaattttaaaatgtgtcccctgcacacacaaaaaaggaccTGTTCGTATatctaatggaaataaaatatggaCACTGAAGCTTTCTCATAATATTTCAAATAAGACTCCACTTGTCCTCCTCCATGGTTTTGGAGGAGGTCTTGGACTCTGGGCACTGAATTTTGGAGATCTTTGCACCAATAGACCTGTCTATGCTTTTGACCTGCTGGGGTTTGGACGAAGTAGCAGACCCAGATTTGACAATGATGCAGAAGAAGTAGAGAATCAGTTTGTGGAATCCATTGAAGAGTGGAGATGTGCATTAGGATTGGACAAAATGATTTTGCTTGGACACAACCTGGGTGGGTTCCTGGCTGCTGCTTACTCACTGAAGTACCCATCAAGCAGGGTTAGTCATCTCATTTTAGTGGAGCCTTGGGGTTTTCCTGAGCGACCAGACCTTGCTGATGAAGAGAGACCAATTCCAATTCGGATCAGAACCTTGGGAGCGGCATTGACTCCCTTTAACCCTTCAGCCAGCCTCAGGATTGCAGGACCCTTTGGTTTAAGTCTAGTACAGTGTTTTAGGCCTGATTTCAAACGGAAGTATTCTtcaatgtttgcagatgatacTGTGACAGAATACATTTACCACTGTAATGTCCAGACTCCCAGTGGTGAGACTGCGTTCAGAAATATGACTGTCCCTTATGGATGGGCAAAAAGACCAATGCTGCAGCGAATTGGTAAAATGCACCCTGACATTCCAGTTTCAGTGATCTATGGCGCCCGATCCTGCATAGATGGCAATTCTGGCACCAGCATCCAGTCATTACGACCACATTCATATGTGAAGACGATAGCCATTCTCGGAGCAGGGCATTATGTGTATGCAGATCAACCAGAAGACTTTAACCAGAAAGTGAAGGAGATCTGTGACACTGTGGACTGA